In the Ignavibacteriales bacterium genome, TGGTTATCATTTTTTTAGAGGAAGTGAGTCGATTTGTGATGTATTGTCAATATCTTTTTTTTCTATGTATTGTTTTAAATAATCAGATGCTTTTGATTTCTGACCCATTGCAAAATCTATCGTCGTAGGAATTAAATTAAGAACAAAGTTATATGAAAGTGAGTTATTCCTTTGTTCGGTCTTAGGAAATCCAAAAATATTAAGAAATAAAAATACAGCGCTCATAAAATAAATAATCTGAACAACACCAATTACACCACCAAGTAATTGGTTTATCATACGATTTACTTTATCAAACGGGTGTACAATTCTTTTTATAATTGTTGCTACGAGAATGACAATTAGAAATATCAAAATACCGGCAATTACATTAGCTAAGTATTCGTCATTGTTAAAGAAACGAGTTAGAAATTTTCCGACACTTCCGGAGAACTGAACTGCTAATGCAATCCCGAAAATCAATCCAAGCAATCCAATGATCTTTCTTACAAGTCCGTCCTTAAATCCAAGTAAAAAACCGATCAGAATTATAACAATGGTTATATAATCAAGATAATTCAATTACCGCTCAACAATTTTTCAACGATCTCTTTAACAATTTTTCCGTCTGCTCTACCTTTAAGTACTTTGGCAGCAACGGGCATTAATTTTGGGAAATCTTCTTTTGCCTTTGCACCAACTTCAGAAGCTATTTTCTTTACCTCTTCTAAGATTTCATCTAAAGTAAGCTGTTTTGGTAAATATTCTTCAATGATCTTCAATTCGGCTTCTTCTTTCTCGGCAAGTTCATTTCTCCCACCGTTGCGAAATTGCTCGATTGATTCTTTCCTTTTTTTTGCGGCTGTTGTTAACATTTTTATTTCTTCTTCGGAATTTAATTCTTTACCGCTTCCACTCTTTTCAAATTCGAGAATCAAAGCACGGATTGAACGAATTGTCTCTAATCGAATTTTATCTCCAGAACGCATTGAATCTTTTAGATCTTGATTTATTTTTTCATTTAGACTCATAATTACTCCAATTATTCAAACCAGAATTATTTTACTAAACAAAATAACCTTTTCAACCGATACTTCCTGGAAGTTCAACAATATTTCCGGTAACGGTTTTATAGTTTTGGAAAAATGAATGAGCTATGTTGCAAATTTCAGAAGTAGTAACCAATTGTGTAGTATCTTCGACCCATTCACGATTTGCAGCACTATCAATGATGTACGGGGCAACAGCGTTAGCACTTAAATTAATTCTCTTCCCTTCAAATGAAAGTGTCTTAACTAAAAAATTAAGTGCATGTTTGGAAATATTATAAGCTGCTCTATTTTCTTCCGGATATAAACTTGATTGTGCACTTGTAAAACATATCGAAGAGCCGTTAGAATTTTGAGTTAGCTTAGAGAAATGTTTTGATATTAAAAATGCAGTACAAAGATTTATGTTAAGCATTTTTAAGAAATCTGCATACTGAGTATCTATTATTGGTTCACCACCTATATAAGCGCCGATTGTACTAAATAGAAAATAATTTGCTTCTTCTTTACGAATAACATTTTGAAAAGCTTTTGCAACATTTTCTTCTTTTACCATATCTGAAATTAAAATCATCTCATATTTTTTGTTGGAAGATTTCAAATCATATTTCTCTCGGGTAAAGAAATAATATTGATCATAATCTTGATTTAGGAAAAAATCTACTGCAGTTCTTCCCAAAGCGCCGGAAGCGCCAAATAAAAGAAATACCCTTTCGGATTTCATTTTTTCCCTTTCACTCTAAATTTTGCACCAACGGGATAGTGGTCGCTATAACCGCCTACATAAATATTTCCGTTAAAAGTTGGAATTGCGCCTCCCTCTCGATTTCCTTTTTGTGAAATCATAAATGGCGGTTTTATAATATCAAATGAATTACACTCATACTCAATATGTTTTCCATCTAAAAAAGTTGTAGAAATAATTATTTGATCTATCATATCGAACTTTCCACCGAAAAGATAAGAACCCTCTTTATTCGAAAATTTCTTATAAGCCAGATTTACAAATGTTAAATTAGTTTTACTGCCGCAATTAAAATCTTTTGCACCTAAATGCTGTTCAATAGATTCATTATTAGGTTCATCGTTAAAATCGCCAAGAATAATTACATTACTTTTCGGCGCAGTAGATGCTAATGTATCCAAACTGCTTTTTAATACTTCTGCCGCTGTAACACGATTGATATTTGATTTTTGTTCTCCGCCTCTTCTCGAAGGCCAATGGTTAACATAAACATGGACTTTTTCTTTACTTTTTTTATGAATCAAAACAACATGGAGAATATCTCGAGTCGGATTGTGATCAGGCAGTTCAACATGAATTGCAGCTAAACTATCAATATCAAATATACTCCTATCATAGAGCAGTCCCACATCAATTCCTCTTGCGTCCGGAGAATCGCGATGAGCAATCATATAATCTCTGTCTCTTAATTTATATATCAATCTTTTGAGAACGACTATGTTTTCAACTTCTTCAACAGCTAAAATATCCGGGCCGCATCCGTTGTTCATATAATTAATAACCTTAGCAAGATTGGTAAGTTTTTGTTCAAATTTTTCATCGTTCCACTGACGTGGTGAATCCGGTAAGAATTCTTTATCATCTTTTACAGGATCATGAATTGTATCAAACAGATTTTCCACGTTCCAATTCGCAATGTAAAATGAATCTCTCTGAACATTTTGACAATTCGAAATTAATGGAAGAAAAAGAACAAGTATGAAAGATACTTTTAAAAATATCCGCATAAAGAATTTCCTATTGTTTTGTAGATATTGTGTGAATGTAACTATATTCTCTATCGAAAATATAACCAAAATAACTAAACGAGTTAAGATGGTCACCGTTAAAAAATCAAATGACAGCAGCAATTCAATAAAGAGAAAATTCGTGATTATTGATGCTATGGCACTTGCCTACAAAGGATACTATGCATTTATTTCCCGTCCTCTTATAACAGCAGCCGGCGAACCAACATCTGCAGTGTTTGGGTTTCTTAATCAACTCTTCAAAATTATTGAAGACACTAAACCTGATTATTTGGCAGTTGGTTTTGATTCTAAAGAAAAAACTTTTAGACATGAAAGATATGAGAATTATAAATCATCACGCCAAGCAATGCCTGAGGATATGATCCCGCAAATTCAAAGGATCAAAGAAATTATTGAAGCGTTTAACATTCCAATTTATATTTTACCAGGTTACGAAGCCGATGATCTAATCGGCACAGCAGTTAAAGAAGCTGAGAAACAAGGATTTGATTGTTATGCTATCACTCCGGATAAAGATTACATTCAACTAATCTCTGAAAATATCAGAGTTGTTAAACCGGGTAAATCAACTGATGAGATCGTAATTCTTGATGAAGATAAAGTACGAGAAGAAATGGGTTTTGAACCGATTCAAATGATAGACTATCTTGCTCTGGTTGGAGATTCATCCGATGATATTCCGGGAGTTGCGGGAATCGGTCCCAAAACCGCTGTTCCACTTATTCAGAAATTTAAAACACTTGAGAACATTTATAAAAATTTAGATCAGATTGATAAAGCAAGTATTGTTAACAAACTTACAGAAAGCAAAGAGAATGCATTCCTCTCGAAAGAACTTGCAACGATTAAGACAGACACACCTTTCCATATGAATTTTGATGAAGCAAAATTTCATAACCCAAATATTGAAAAACTTCTAAAAATATTTGGTGCGTTAGAATTCAAATCATTTGCAAACAAACTTAAAAAACTTTTTCTAGAAGATAATCCGGAAAAACCAACAGAGATAAAAGAAGAAATTAAACAAGTGGCAATTGCAGAAGTTGAAAATGAAGAGGTCTCTGTGTTTGATAAAGGTAAAGTTAGGTACAAACTTATATTGACATATAAGGAAGCAAAAGAATTAGTACAGAAATTATCGATTAGTGATTTATTTGTGTTTGATACTGAAACAGATGGACTTGATACATTGAATGTAAATCTTGCCGGATGTTCTTTTGCAGTAAAACCTAAAGAAGCATTTTTCGTTGCAACTAATCCTTCTGCTGAATCTTCTTCCCTGTTCTCAGCAGATATGTCTGATCGTTTACCGACAGATGACTTTGTAAAACTTTTTAAACCGTTATTTGAGAATAATAAAATTAAAAAAGTCTGTCAAAACGGTAAGTATGATATTGGAGTACTACGTCATTACGGAATTGAAGTAAAGAATTTTTATTTCGATACGATGCTTGCAAGTTATGTTATTGATCCGGATGAAAAACACGGTATGGATGATTTATCAGAAAAGTATTTGAAGTACCGCCCCATCGCCTTGCTTGAATTAATCGGCTCTAAAAAAACTCCAGAAAAAATATTTGAGGTTGACCCGAACCAACTTTCCGATTATTCTGCCGAAGATGCAGATATAACATTTAGACTTTACGAGCTATTGGATAAACAACTAAGAAAAGAGAAATTAGAAAAACTTGCATACGATATTGAATTCCCTCTTGTACCGGTATTGGAAGATATGGAACGAACCGGGATAAGAATTGATACTAAAAGTCTAAAAATATTTAGTGATGATCTACAAATTCTGCTTGAGAACTATTCCAAAGAAATAATAAAACATGCCGGAGAAAATTTTAATATAAATTCCACACAGCAACTTCAAAAAATACTTTTTGAAAAATTAAAACTTCCCCAGACAACTAAAACTAAAACTGGATATTCTACTGATGCAAAATCTTTAGAATATTTACGCGGCACACATCCGATCATTGATATTATTTCCGATTACCGCCAGGTAGCAAAATTAAAATCAACTTATGCAGATTCACTTCCGTTACTGATTCATTCTAGCACTGGAAGAATACATACGTCTTACAATCAAGCAGCAGTTTCAACCGGAAGATTATCAAGTAATGATCCTAATCTTCAAAACATTCCTATCAGAACGGATCTTGGAAAAGAAATCCGAAAAGCGTTTGTGCCGCGAGATAAGAACTACGTAATTCTTTCTGCAGATTACAGCCAGATTGAATTAAGAATTATGGCAAGTATTTGTCACGATGAAACATTAATGAATGCGTTTCAATCCGGAGAAGATATTCACCGAAGAACAGCCGCATTAATTTTCAAAGTTGATCCAAAAGATGTTACACAAGATATGCGCCGCAAAGCTAAAGAAGTAAATTTTGGGATTCTTTATGGACTCGGACCATTTGGCTTAAAATCACGATTAGGTATTACGCAGGCAGAAGCGAAAAATATTATTGATGATTATTTTTCTTCATTCAAGAATGTAAGAAAGTTAATGGATGAATTAATTGCCAAAGCCAAGAAGAAAGAATATGCAGAAACACTTTACGGACGAAGAAGATATTTAAAAAATATTAATAGTAAGAATAGAGTTGTTCAGCAATTTGAAGCACGTGTTGCTATTAATATGCCAATACAAGGAAGCGCAGCAGATATGATAAAACTCGCAATGATAAAAATTCATAATGAGTTGGAAAAAAGGAAGGCAAAGACAAAAATGGTTTTACAAGTTCATGATGAATTGGTATTTGATGCACACAAAGATGAGGTTGAAGAGTTGCGTCCGTTAATTGTAGAACTTATGGAGAATGCTTTACCATTAGATGTACCGGTGGTTGCAGAGACCGGTGTTGGCGATAATTGGTTGGATGCACATTGAAATTTTTACTGTGGAGACGCGATATATCGCGTCTCTACAAATATTTTTTATTAGACAACGTTTACCATCCTCTACAACAAATCATAGATATTTTCAGAATCATCTTTTTCTAATTCCCATTTTAGCGGGTTCTGTTCAATATATTTTCTGATGTTATATAATTCTTTTTCGTTTCGAATTATGCGGTCATAAAACCGTGGTTGCCAAGCAAAATTAAGAGACCCTTTATCACGAGCAGATTGTGTAACTGCAGATTTGAAAGAACCAACGATATTTGATAATGAAAGTTTTTTGTTTTGTAGAGACGGGGCATGCCCTGTCTCTACGTTTGGGTTAATGATAATTATTCCGTGAAGATGATTTGGCATTATTACATAATAATCTAATTCAGCATTGGGAAAATAAATTGGAATATCATCCCAACATTTCTTAGCTAATTTCCCTAATTTATTGAATATCATTTTTCCATTTTCAACTTGACCAAAATAACTAACATGATTCTTCGTATTTATTGTTACATAATACCACCATGGATTTGAGTAATCCCATTCTTCTAATCTTGCTGATTCAATGCGAAATGTTTCTTTGAATTTTGTCATATTAATTAACTAGGTGTTAAATGTAGTACCTCAACCCCAAAACGTAAAGACTCACTACAAACAAATCTTTACAAAGATTAATCTGTTAAAAACTTATAGATCAAATAACCAAAATTTATTTGCAACAATCCGAAAGCCACTCCGCTGTATAGATCCAAATGATCTACTTCATCAAGTGTAGATTGATTTTTTGTTTGAAGATAATCATCATATTTTCTATCGGCTTTGATCTTGAAATATGCCGCAACACCGCCTAATACAGTTGCACTTCCAATCAAAATCTTAAAAGCATTCGAACTGAAGAAATTTTCCGTTTTGTTTTTATTTATATACTCATAAATGTCTGGTTGAATGGAAGAATATTCAGTCGGTTTCATATTATAGTTGAAATGATAATCTTTACCACACTCCGGAATTCGAAGAGTATCATAAATATTTTTTTGGCCCCATTTAAAAGAGGAATTTTGAATAAATAATAAATGATTTCCTTTGGTAAGATTAACCTCAGCTTTCTCCTTCCCAATTAATAAAGTATCAACATAAATACGGGCATCAGGTTTGTTCGTAACAATTTCAACCTTACTATTACAGTCCTGTGCGAAGCAGTTTACAGAAGAAAATATAATAACCGCAATAAATGTTAGTGCTAAATTATTATTCTTTATTTGAGATCTGATACGCATTAATTATTCCCTTATCGGCACCTAAATATAAAATGCCGTCATAATAAACAGGAGATAGTTTAACTCTCTTTTCAAAATCATAAGTTTTAGTTATCTCTCCGCTGTTAGTATCAATAAAATAAATTTTTCTATTCAGATCAGGTTGAACAAGATAATTTTTGAAAAGTAAAGGTGTAGTATTTATCACTCCGCCGGTCTCTATTTCCCAATTTATCTTGCCCGATGATTTATCGATACAAAATATTTCTCCTGCAAGATTTCCAACAAATACTTTATCCTCATTTATAACCGGGGTAGAAAGAATTTTACTTTTTGTATCAACTGTCCAAACAATTTTCCCATCATTAACTAAGACACAAAATAATTTTCCGCTGTTATCTCCGAAGTATGCATAATCCCCATCGATCGAAAAATTTCCTTCAATGCCATTACATATATTTATTCTATATTTTATTTCACCGGTATTAGACGAAACTGCGATCAACTCCCCCTTTTCATTTCCAAAAAGAATTAAGTTTCCGTTAGATGCGGGTGAAGATTTTGTTGCAGTTTTTATATTCAAACTCCATTCTCGTGAACCGATAAAATTAAATTTAATTAATTCTCCTTGATCTGTAAGCACAACAACACCATCATTCAATTTTATCATTTCATTTTGTACGCTGCCGTAAAGATTTGATTCAAACAAAACCTTTCCATTTACGTAATCAAAAATTTTAAGTACTGAATATTTTTCATTGAACTGATTTAGCAAAATAAATACTCTAAAATTATTAATGATTGGAGCAATAGAAAGAGAGCCGGAATATTTTTCATAACCGAACATTTCGCCTGAGGTTCTATCAAACGCATATAACTTGCCGGATAAATCTCCAACAAAAAGAATATTATCATAAATAATAACAGATGTATTAGCTTGGCTACCATTTGTTTCAGCAAACCATTTTAATTTTATGTTGTCTTCAACTGATATATTTTGAAAAAACTTTCTTTCTGAATTTTCCCCAAACATAAAATAACCGGAACCACCGACTATCATATTTTTCAAAACAATTGAATGAGAACAACTTAAAAGAATTAAGACAATAAATGGTGAGATATATTTGATATGTGTCTTTTTCAAAAATCCCATCCGAAGAAAAACTGATAAAATAAACCCTGTTGTAGTTGAGTAAAATCTTTTTCAATTTTTTTGCCAATATCATACCTCAAAGCAAAAACATTGAATATGTTTATTCTAATTCCAGCGCCGATGCTTCCTAATGTTTCTTTGTAATCTTTATCCCATGCGGCACCGGCATCAAAAAATACCGCTCCTCTGATCTGGGAAAAAGATAAACCTAAGAATGGGAAATTAATAGTGAATTGATCAACAAGCGGAAATCTTAATTCTATAGAGGATAACCACATTTTCTCACCACGTATAGACCAAAGATTCCAACCGCGCAAGTCCCAACTTCCGCCCGCGAAATACCTTCTTGCTTCTTTACCATCATTAATAAAAATTGCTGCTCGAGTTGCTAAGCTGCTTCTTAAACCTAAGCGGAAATATTTTCTATAATCGGCTATAATGGAATAGTAGTTTACATTACTGTATTTCACATCGCTGGTGTAGCCGAGTAATAATCTAAATCGTGAACCGTCAACCGGACCGGTAGCAACCCAAATTGCATTATCATGAACAAAAGAAATAGTATTAGTTACCAGAAGAGATTTTCTAGTAATGAAACTTCCGGATAATTCTTTATCAGAATTTGCAATATCCATTTCAGCTTCAAGACGCTGGAATGTTGAGAACGGATAAACAAGAGAAATGTAACCACCGAAAACTCTTTCGTAAAAATATTCGTCTGACTCTCTAATATCGTAGCGTCTTCCCGAATAGTTGAAAACCCCGAAACCGTAATTTGTTCTATCTTTCAAACTAACACGGGCAAGTGATAAATTAAAATTTTTCAGAATCTCACTTTGTACTTCTGCTGTATTAGAAATATAAAATACATATTGTTCATCGCCTAAGAGATCGCTTAAGCTTAATAACGCACCGCCTCTTGTTCCGTAAACCGGATCGGTTACTAATTGACTAACTGCATAATCTAAATTGTATTCCTTTTCATATTTAAGTCGGTCATACTCGGCAGTTAGTTTGATCCTATCAGAAGTCCACATCGATCCTAAATTATCAAAATTAAATGATACGTACTTTTCGTTTTTTGTAGTATTTAAATCAAGAGAATAAAATTGAAACGAAAAATTTTCAAATCCGGAAGTAACAAGAGTATTCTTATCAACAAATGAAAAATCATAAACACTTGTTATGAACTTTGTAACTTGAGTCATTCCGTTTGCTCTATCTCCGCTTACGGGAATTTTCCAAATATTATAAGTGCCGTCATAATCGCTTGTAAAGTAGAGCTCTGAAAAATCCGGTGAGAAATGCGGAGTAGAAATATTTGCGTTAACATTTGTTAGGTAAGATATTTCATGTGTAGTCAAATCGTATTCAAACAGATTATACTTTTGCTTAAAAAGTCCGTCAGTTCGGTCTGACGAAAATATTATTTTACTTCCGTCTTTATTAAATGTAGGATCAATATCTTCGTAATAATCATTAGTTAAACGAGTCAGTTGTTTTGTATTTAGATTATAAATAAATAAATCGCTAAAACCTTTTGTATCAGTTGCAGTAAAAACGATTTGATTGCCATCTGTAGAAAAACTTGGAGCTTTAATTCTGATCAATCCGTCAAACTGAAAAGTATTAATTAGCTTTTCTTCTTTGACTGAATAAACATGCAGAACATCGGTAGCTTGGCTTCTTGTAATGAAAGCAAGTAATCCGTTGGAAGAAACTGAAAAAGTATTTTCTAGTAGATGGAATGCTTCAAAAATTGCATCACGTTCGCCTTCAATTAAAACTTCAGCTTCGGCATAATCTGAACTATCCGGTTTATAATCCATCCGCATAACGGAAGTGTAACCGACATGATTACCGATGAAATAAATTTCTTTTTTATTACCATTCTGAAAAAATCTTGGAGCAAAATTGAAACCGGCATTAGTAATTTTTTTTGCTTGAATGAAATGCGGATAGTTTTCTTTGTATAGTGGGAAATATTTTTGTCTTAAATCGTAGGTCCACTTATTATCAAGATCATTTATTTTTTCACCGGTTACAAATTCTAATAGATCTGTGAATTTATTAAACCTCCAAAAGTTTTCTAACAAAGCAAGTATTTTATCTTCACCGTAATTCTTTCCAACAAATTCAAGAAATTTTTGTCCTTCTTTATACATTAAGTATCCGGCGAGATATTCAAGATCAGTAAGTGGAATAAAATTTCCATTAAGAACAGCATCACGCATTACCATTTCGGATTGTGTGTCCCAATCGGACGACCAATATTCTGCCAGACCTTCTACAAACCAAAGCGGCGGCATTTTATCCGTGTTGATTCTGTGATCGTTCAATTCATTATAAATTTTGTTTGTCATGAAAACATGAACCAACTCATGTCTGATCACATGTTTAAATTGTGCAAGATTTCCTAGATAAGGAATAACAACTCGTCCTTTCATAAATTCAAAAAAGCCGCCGATACCTTCAGGAATAAATCCAGGAGAAATATTTGTTTGCTGGAAATGTGTATGCGTGTTGTAAAAGATTAAAGGAATTTTATTTGTTACGTAGTGATTGAATTTTGTTTTGTGGGATTCGAATGCTTCTTCGGCATACTTAGCACCTATCTCAGCAATTTCTGTAAAGTCATCATAATAATAAATGTTGAAGTGTTCAGTCTTAAGAACTTTCCAATTAAATTTTTCGTATTGAACTTTGTTACGTCCGAAGAAGTAAAATTGGGCGGAAATAATTTGAGGAGTTAAAAATATAACTAGTAAATATATCCGCCAATTTTTTATCAAAGATGAGCCTTTAAGTAATTTATACTATCAATACTTGTCGGATCAAATTCGCGTAATACTGCGTGGTAAAAAGTTGCCCAATCACCTAAATAAATTAAATCAACCAATCTTAGTTTTGCATTCGCTTCGTTACTTGTAAGATTAATAACTTCCGCTCCGGCTTTTCTAACCATTTCGGAAGTTAGATCAAATCGTTTCTTAACTTGTGGATGATAATCTTCATCAAGAATATTAATTAATTTTAAATTCATTGTAGGTTTATATCCTTCCCAACCTAAAATCTCATTGTGATCGAGTTCCGGTAAATATCCAAAGAACGCATGATGTTTTGCATTCTCATTAAACTGCCCTTTTATTCTTGTTCCCACAACAGATGTATAATCGCTAACTGCATAAATCAATGGAATAAAACCAAGCATCTGTTCGGCTAAATTCAATGCAGCATTATTTTCTTTCGAATATTCTAATCCTTTTCTTTTTAATAACTCGATGACTTGTTTAACATTCTTAGTTTGACTGGGAACTAATTTCAATGAATGGACAATCTTAAGCAATGTAAAAAAATTTATCCAAAGAGCAAATCTTGGTTGATAACCTTTTAAAAGTTTTGCAAATGGAATTTTCTTTTTCATTGCAATCTCTTCAAGCTTACCACCGGTTGATAAACAAACAATTTGGCATTTCTTTTTTATTGCTTGATTCAATGCTGAAATTGTTTCTTCAGTATTGCCTGAGTAAGAAGATGCAATTACTAAAGTATTTTCATTTGCATAAGGAGGCAGTTCGTAATTTCTGTTAACGGTGTAAGGATATTTTAATTCAGTGCGCAAATAATTTTGTAAAAGATCACCGCCGATTGCAGAACCGCCAAGACCAGTAAGAATAATATTTTTGATCTTAGAAGTTTTAACGGATGATACTCTAAACTTATTGTTCCATGCATATTCCACCTGCACATAAGAATCAGTTAATACTTTGAATTGATTATGGACATCATATTTCGAAATCATTTCTTGTAAGTTCATTATAATCCTCAATAAAGATTTATTATTTGGTTTTTTATTTTTCTGTTATAATACTCATGAATTGCATCGTTTATTTCTTTTTCAGTCTTGAGTTCTAAACATTTATTTGCCAAAAGTTCTACTTCTTTCAGATCAATGCTTCTTATTATTTTTTTAATGTGAGGAATAGCAGAAGCTGAAACACTTAACGATTCCAATCCTAGTCCTATTAATAACGGAACTGCAAACGGATCGGCAGCCATTTCACCGCACATACTAACCGGTGTTTTCGTTTTTTTACCATTATTAATTATGTGGTAAAGCGTTCTAACTACAGCAGGATGAAATTCTTGATAGATATTCGAGACAATATCATTTCCTCTATCAACTGCAAGTAAATATTGAATTAAATCATTTGTACCAATGCTGGCAAAATCAACTTCATCAGCAAAATCTTGCATCATCACAGCTGCGGACGGAATCTCGATCATAATTCCAACGCTCATATGCTTATCGAAGTGTTTCCCTTCTTTTTTTAATTCGGATTTACATTGATCAATAATTTCTTTTGAAGTTCGGATTTCATATAGAGAAGAAATCATAGGCAGCATAAATTTTATATTTTTATGTGTACTTGCTCTTAAGACTGCACGTATTTGAGTTTTGAAAAGTTGAGTATTATCTAACAACAAACGAATTCCTCTCCAGCCTAAAAACGGATTTGGTTCTTTTAGATCAACAGGCAAAACTTTATCTCCGCCGATATCAAATGCACGGATTATTACAATTTCAGGATAGATCCTTTCCGCAATATTTTTATAAACACTGAATTGTTCTTCTTCATCAGCGAATGTTTCGTAGACTTCGAACAATTGTTCTGTGCGTACCAGACCAACACCTTTTGCCCTGTTCTGTACAATAAATTCCATCTCTTCAATTAGATCAAGATTTGCCAACAGTTGAATCTCTTTCCCATCTAATGTCGTTGCAGATAAAT is a window encoding:
- a CDS encoding SDR family oxidoreductase, which gives rise to MKSERVFLLFGASGALGRTAVDFFLNQDYDQYYFFTREKYDLKSSNKKYEMILISDMVKEENVAKAFQNVIRKEEANYFLFSTIGAYIGGEPIIDTQYADFLKMLNINLCTAFLISKHFSKLTQNSNGSSICFTSAQSSLYPEENRAAYNISKHALNFLVKTLSFEGKRINLSANAVAPYIIDSAANREWVEDTTQLVTTSEICNIAHSFFQNYKTVTGNIVELPGSIG
- a CDS encoding bifunctional phosphoglucose/phosphomannose isomerase — encoded protein: MNLQEMISKYDVHNQFKVLTDSYVQVEYAWNNKFRVSSVKTSKIKNIILTGLGGSAIGGDLLQNYLRTELKYPYTVNRNYELPPYANENTLVIASSYSGNTEETISALNQAIKKKCQIVCLSTGGKLEEIAMKKKIPFAKLLKGYQPRFALWINFFTLLKIVHSLKLVPSQTKNVKQVIELLKRKGLEYSKENNAALNLAEQMLGFIPLIYAVSDYTSVVGTRIKGQFNENAKHHAFFGYLPELDHNEILGWEGYKPTMNLKLINILDEDYHPQVKKRFDLTSEMVRKAGAEVINLTSNEANAKLRLVDLIYLGDWATFYHAVLREFDPTSIDSINYLKAHL
- a CDS encoding PQQ-binding-like beta-propeller repeat protein, translated to MKKTHIKYISPFIVLILLSCSHSIVLKNMIVGGSGYFMFGENSERKFFQNISVEDNIKLKWFAETNGSQANTSVIIYDNILFVGDLSGKLYAFDRTSGEMFGYEKYSGSLSIAPIINNFRVFILLNQFNEKYSVLKIFDYVNGKVLFESNLYGSVQNEMIKLNDGVVVLTDQGELIKFNFIGSREWSLNIKTATKSSPASNGNLILFGNEKGELIAVSSNTGEIKYRINICNGIEGNFSIDGDYAYFGDNSGKLFCVLVNDGKIVWTVDTKSKILSTPVINEDKVFVGNLAGEIFCIDKSSGKINWEIETGGVINTTPLLFKNYLVQPDLNRKIYFIDTNSGEITKTYDFEKRVKLSPVYYDGILYLGADKGIINAYQISNKE
- a CDS encoding GatB/YqeY domain-containing protein: MSLNEKINQDLKDSMRSGDKIRLETIRSIRALILEFEKSGSGKELNSEEEIKMLTTAAKKRKESIEQFRNGGRNELAEKEEAELKIIEEYLPKQLTLDEILEEVKKIASEVGAKAKEDFPKLMPVAAKVLKGRADGKIVKEIVEKLLSGN
- the polA gene encoding DNA polymerase I, which translates into the protein MVTVKKSNDSSNSIKRKFVIIDAMALAYKGYYAFISRPLITAAGEPTSAVFGFLNQLFKIIEDTKPDYLAVGFDSKEKTFRHERYENYKSSRQAMPEDMIPQIQRIKEIIEAFNIPIYILPGYEADDLIGTAVKEAEKQGFDCYAITPDKDYIQLISENIRVVKPGKSTDEIVILDEDKVREEMGFEPIQMIDYLALVGDSSDDIPGVAGIGPKTAVPLIQKFKTLENIYKNLDQIDKASIVNKLTESKENAFLSKELATIKTDTPFHMNFDEAKFHNPNIEKLLKIFGALEFKSFANKLKKLFLEDNPEKPTEIKEEIKQVAIAEVENEEVSVFDKGKVRYKLILTYKEAKELVQKLSISDLFVFDTETDGLDTLNVNLAGCSFAVKPKEAFFVATNPSAESSSLFSADMSDRLPTDDFVKLFKPLFENNKIKKVCQNGKYDIGVLRHYGIEVKNFYFDTMLASYVIDPDEKHGMDDLSEKYLKYRPIALLELIGSKKTPEKIFEVDPNQLSDYSAEDADITFRLYELLDKQLRKEKLEKLAYDIEFPLVPVLEDMERTGIRIDTKSLKIFSDDLQILLENYSKEIIKHAGENFNINSTQQLQKILFEKLKLPQTTKTKTGYSTDAKSLEYLRGTHPIIDIISDYRQVAKLKSTYADSLPLLIHSSTGRIHTSYNQAAVSTGRLSSNDPNLQNIPIRTDLGKEIRKAFVPRDKNYVILSADYSQIELRIMASICHDETLMNAFQSGEDIHRRTAALIFKVDPKDVTQDMRRKAKEVNFGILYGLGPFGLKSRLGITQAEAKNIIDDYFSSFKNVRKLMDELIAKAKKKEYAETLYGRRRYLKNINSKNRVVQQFEARVAINMPIQGSAADMIKLAMIKIHNELEKRKAKTKMVLQVHDELVFDAHKDEVEELRPLIVELMENALPLDVPVVAETGVGDNWLDAH
- a CDS encoding CvpA family protein; its protein translation is MNYLDYITIVIILIGFLLGFKDGLVRKIIGLLGLIFGIALAVQFSGSVGKFLTRFFNNDEYLANVIAGILIFLIVILVATIIKRIVHPFDKVNRMINQLLGGVIGVVQIIYFMSAVFLFLNIFGFPKTEQRNNSLSYNFVLNLIPTTIDFAMGQKSKASDYLKQYIEKKDIDNTSQIDSLPLKK